One window from the genome of Myxococcales bacterium encodes:
- a CDS encoding carbohydrate binding family 9 domain-containing protein produces the protein MARWIAVVVAWMALADGARALASTKVVAGRRTSPIAIDGKLDERAWKAAPSHGGFVQREPRQGAPSSERTSFSVLVDRDHVYVGVWAYAAKPGTIRSVLSRRDAATTSDYVTVAFDSFRDRRSGYAFTLNAAGVKRDVALFDDAGEDQSWDAVWEGAASIDERGWYAEFRVPLSQMRYTAATEAVWGLQVLRHITSAGEVATYFPFPQNSGRVVGHFGDLHLGQVDERRRLELLPYLLLKGTWRDVDDALPLTEDVELGGTAGLDAAVGLGSAFTLTATVNPDFGQVEADPAQIDLSGNELFFAEKRPFFVESADLFRLLLGTSSDGAETMVYSRRMGAAPHGEALGTPSQAAELTPILGAAKLSGKTARGWSLGALHVVTPPVRARYVASDGTAKKNLIEPWTHYSVGRLRKQWRDGGTTLGAIATSVQRQLDGYALDEALHRHAYALGGEFDHRFGKDRTWATTWKLATSYVQGTAKALAATQRTQRHLLQRPGAAMGYDGTRTSLAGLSLAGDVGRWTGPGLNYGTGGSVRTPGLELNDLGYQTQADFADTWAWMGVRDEEPGDVFRRVGVNASAWVGYDLSPRVTSRGGDASLHTTWKNWWQSNLRFDLNHSIWQNGTLRGGPSLRGDLGGSVSADVMTDARADWIVGAKAATRRVPAGNRVIYDSGVSLQWQAASNVELAFEASVGKRVDDQYVATTTAADGADDPHYIIATITQWTTSLALRGNITFTPTVSLQAYLQPFVATGAYAGYREVVRPEAKTYDSRFAALHVVSAGASGEGEVVLDRHSDGTADYVIGRPDFNVRDLASNVVLRWEYRPGSTIFAIWSHRGSDVAGDGDYVLGDEVAALAQRGEDRFIVKVNWWFGA, from the coding sequence ATGGCGCGATGGATAGCGGTAGTGGTGGCATGGATGGCGTTGGCGGACGGTGCGCGGGCGCTTGCCAGCACCAAGGTTGTGGCGGGGCGGCGGACGTCGCCCATCGCGATCGACGGCAAGCTCGACGAACGCGCGTGGAAGGCGGCGCCGTCGCACGGGGGCTTCGTGCAACGCGAACCGCGTCAGGGCGCGCCGAGTAGCGAGCGCACGTCATTTTCGGTCCTCGTCGATCGCGATCATGTGTACGTCGGCGTGTGGGCCTATGCCGCCAAGCCCGGGACCATTCGCAGCGTCTTATCGAGGCGCGACGCCGCCACGACGTCTGACTACGTCACGGTTGCCTTCGACTCGTTTCGCGATCGCCGCTCGGGCTATGCGTTTACGCTCAACGCCGCGGGCGTCAAGCGCGATGTCGCGTTGTTCGATGATGCGGGCGAGGACCAGAGCTGGGACGCGGTATGGGAGGGCGCGGCGAGCATCGACGAGCGTGGGTGGTACGCCGAGTTTCGCGTGCCGTTGTCGCAAATGCGTTACACGGCGGCTACCGAGGCGGTTTGGGGGCTTCAGGTCTTACGCCACATCACGAGCGCCGGCGAGGTCGCGACGTATTTCCCGTTTCCGCAAAACAGCGGACGCGTGGTCGGACACTTTGGCGACTTGCATCTCGGGCAGGTTGACGAGCGTCGGCGGCTGGAGCTGTTGCCATATTTGCTGCTAAAGGGCACCTGGCGCGACGTCGATGACGCCTTGCCGCTGACCGAGGATGTCGAACTCGGCGGCACGGCGGGGCTTGATGCCGCGGTTGGGCTGGGCAGTGCGTTTACGCTAACGGCGACCGTTAATCCCGATTTTGGCCAGGTTGAGGCCGATCCAGCGCAGATCGATCTGAGCGGCAATGAGCTGTTCTTTGCGGAAAAACGGCCGTTCTTCGTCGAAAGTGCCGACCTGTTTCGCCTCTTGCTCGGGACCAGCAGCGATGGCGCGGAGACCATGGTGTATTCGCGGCGCATGGGCGCGGCGCCGCATGGCGAGGCCCTTGGCACGCCGTCGCAGGCCGCCGAGCTGACGCCGATTCTTGGCGCCGCGAAACTAAGCGGCAAGACCGCGCGGGGGTGGTCGCTCGGCGCGCTGCACGTGGTGACGCCGCCGGTGCGCGCACGCTACGTCGCCAGCGATGGCACGGCGAAAAAAAATCTCATCGAACCGTGGACCCACTACAGCGTTGGCCGCTTACGCAAACAGTGGCGCGACGGCGGGACCACGCTCGGGGCGATCGCAACCAGCGTCCAGCGCCAGCTTGACGGGTATGCGCTGGACGAAGCGCTGCACCGGCATGCCTACGCGCTCGGCGGCGAATTTGATCATCGCTTTGGCAAGGATCGCACCTGGGCCACTACGTGGAAGTTGGCGACGTCTTACGTGCAGGGCACCGCCAAGGCCTTGGCCGCAACGCAACGCACCCAGCGCCACTTGCTGCAACGCCCTGGCGCGGCGATGGGCTACGACGGCACGCGGACGTCGCTCGCGGGGCTTAGCCTCGCCGGCGATGTCGGACGGTGGACGGGGCCCGGCCTGAACTACGGCACCGGCGGTAGCGTGCGCACGCCCGGCCTGGAGCTCAACGATCTCGGCTACCAGACGCAGGCAGATTTCGCCGACACGTGGGCGTGGATGGGCGTGCGAGATGAAGAGCCTGGCGATGTCTTTCGCCGCGTGGGCGTCAATGCGTCGGCGTGGGTGGGTTACGATCTGTCGCCGCGTGTTACGTCGCGCGGCGGCGATGCGTCGCTGCACACGACATGGAAAAATTGGTGGCAGAGCAACCTGCGGTTTGACCTAAATCACTCGATTTGGCAGAACGGCACGCTGAGGGGCGGACCCTCCCTGCGAGGCGATCTCGGCGGCAGCGTCTCGGCCGACGTGATGACGGATGCGCGCGCCGATTGGATCGTGGGCGCCAAGGCCGCGACGCGGCGCGTACCGGCGGGCAATCGGGTCATTTACGACAGCGGCGTCAGCCTGCAATGGCAAGCCGCCAGCAACGTGGAGCTCGCCTTTGAGGCCAGCGTGGGCAAGCGCGTTGATGACCAGTACGTCGCCACGACCACGGCGGCGGACGGCGCCGACGACCCCCACTATATTATCGCCACCATCACGCAATGGACGACCAGCCTCGCCTTGCGCGGCAACATTACGTTTACGCCAACCGTGTCGCTGCAGGCCTATCTTCAGCCCTTTGTCGCGACGGGCGCTTACGCGGGTTATCGCGAGGTGGTGCGGCCCGAGGCCAAGACCTATGACTCAAGATTTGCCGCGCTCCATGTCGTGTCGGCGGGCGCCTCCGGGGAAGGCGAGGTGGTGCTCGACCGCCATAGCGATGGCACGGCCGACTATGTCATTGGCCGGCCGGACTTTAATGTGCGCGACCTCGCCTCCAACGTCGTGTTGCGGTGGGAATACCGTCCCGGCTCGACGATTTTCGCCATTTGGTCACATCGCGGCAGCGACGTCGCGGGGGATGGCGACTACGTGCTCGGGGATGAGGTGGCGGCGCTAGCACAGCGCGGAGAAGACCGCTTTATCGTCAAGGTGAATTGGTGGTTTGGGGCCTGA
- a CDS encoding GGDEF domain-containing protein has product MNNDNLDGGTQILAKPADDPSLRARGESCLVLLHPAGPDIGKRTTLAEREYVVGRDTNADFMIPRSSVSRNHSRLSPGADGHWWVEDLGSTNGTFVNEERITRRQLREGDQIRFGDAIFKFLSGENVEAAYHEEIYKMTILDGLTGIHNKRYLVEFLTREMAVAVRHRYPVSIVMFDVDHFKKVNDGVGLGHLAGDAVLKELANRIKTRIRREDAFARYGGEEFTCVLPSTPLEGAIIFAEQLRNIIAERAFVWEGKTIPITISLGVATFNGEAAEEIEAFVARADERLYAAKRGGRNQVVPALGDVRTGDT; this is encoded by the coding sequence GTGAACAACGATAATCTTGACGGCGGAACGCAGATCTTGGCCAAGCCGGCCGATGATCCGTCGTTGCGCGCGCGCGGCGAATCGTGTTTGGTGCTTTTGCATCCTGCAGGGCCCGATATTGGTAAGCGGACCACCTTGGCCGAACGCGAGTACGTGGTCGGCCGCGACACCAATGCCGATTTCATGATTCCGCGCTCATCGGTGTCGCGCAACCACTCGCGCTTGTCGCCAGGTGCCGACGGCCACTGGTGGGTCGAAGATCTCGGCTCGACCAACGGCACCTTCGTCAACGAGGAGCGCATCACGCGCCGCCAGCTGCGCGAGGGCGACCAGATTCGTTTTGGCGATGCGATCTTTAAGTTTCTCTCGGGCGAGAACGTCGAAGCCGCCTACCACGAAGAAATCTATAAGATGACCATCTTGGATGGCCTCACCGGCATCCACAACAAACGCTATCTCGTCGAGTTCTTAACCCGCGAAATGGCCGTCGCGGTGCGCCATCGCTATCCGGTCTCGATCGTCATGTTCGACGTCGATCACTTCAAGAAGGTCAACGACGGGGTTGGCCTAGGCCACCTCGCGGGCGACGCCGTGCTCAAGGAACTCGCCAACCGCATCAAGACGCGCATCCGCCGCGAAGATGCGTTTGCGCGTTATGGCGGCGAAGAGTTTACGTGTGTGCTGCCGTCGACGCCCCTGGAGGGCGCGATCATCTTTGCCGAGCAGCTGCGCAATATCATCGCGGAGCGAGCGTTTGTGTGGGAAGGCAAGACCATTCCCATCACGATAAGCCTCGGCGTGGCGACCTTTAACGGCGAGGCGGCCGAGGAAATCGAGGCCTTTGTTGCGCGCGCCGATGAGCGGCTCTACGCGGCCAAGCGTGGCGGCCGCAATCAGGTGGTGCCAGCGCTTGGCGACGTGCGCACCGGCGATACGTAG
- a CDS encoding Smr/MutS family protein: MAISERTKHDLGWRQLTEAWASRTATSQAAQTVAAFPFFAEMAAAQTQVALIGEVRTLGAKDAWLPLGGIADIEAVLARVKKAAALDPEQLIGVATTARSLGRLRKHLNTHAEVAPGLAAIAAELVDVPHLYHPILEAFGTDGRLVDHASEVLGGLRRAVVHVKTTIERRLKELIEDPRYASFLQDAYFTQRDDRYVLPVRSDGKGFVPGIVHGSSQSGQTFFVEPQEMVELNNKLTIAECDVADEERRIYAKFSGWIAEEADGLAAGTIAAERLDVLQAAAKLAEDLIAAPPEIVASPVVELLHARHPLLLLAQRRCVANDVTIAAGKTLIISGPNAGGKSVALKTTGLCALMVRAGLHVPAERGSKLGWFVDVRTEIGDSQNLEHNLSTFSGHLIHLHEALGQARSGVLFLIDEIAVGTDPEQGAALAQAVLEAWAEAGATAIVTTHYERLKLMATDDDRFINASVGFDFARLAPTFKLHLGVPGSSGALTLAKTLGLSRRVVERAEALLGGTRVRMEELLQNVSSQREKLEDERVALVRELAQLQRERATIRQDRQRIAERFEKQQRHVHGDAVAALKSARSELDDVRTTLRTKAAAASADDMVAAKRRVVAATATVAKHEPKTALPPGDPLTPAAVRVGMPVLIPKLGARGEVASLPQKGEVTVQLGGMQMVLKVGELLLDRHRAASAGHASSKATASPAANQSQRRPAAKSAPAIAAPPGERAFARTPDSTLDVRGMRGDEAVAQLEKFIDDSMLAERGVIFILHGVGTGALRTQIRRELAQAASVAKFRAGEAGEGGDGITVAWLAD; the protein is encoded by the coding sequence ATGGCGATTAGCGAGCGCACCAAGCACGACCTGGGGTGGAGGCAGCTGACGGAGGCGTGGGCCAGCCGCACGGCCACCAGCCAAGCGGCGCAGACGGTGGCGGCGTTTCCATTTTTCGCCGAGATGGCGGCGGCGCAGACGCAGGTCGCGCTCATTGGCGAGGTGCGCACGCTTGGCGCCAAAGACGCCTGGCTGCCGCTGGGTGGGATCGCCGATATCGAGGCGGTCTTGGCGCGGGTCAAAAAGGCGGCGGCGCTCGATCCGGAGCAACTCATCGGCGTTGCCACCACCGCGCGATCGCTGGGACGGCTGCGCAAGCATCTAAACACGCACGCTGAGGTCGCGCCTGGGCTTGCGGCCATCGCGGCCGAACTCGTCGACGTCCCGCATTTGTATCACCCGATCCTTGAAGCCTTCGGGACCGATGGGCGCCTAGTCGATCACGCCAGCGAAGTGCTTGGCGGGCTGCGCCGCGCCGTGGTCCATGTCAAGACCACCATTGAGCGTCGGCTCAAGGAACTGATCGAAGACCCGCGGTATGCGTCGTTTTTGCAAGATGCATATTTTACGCAGCGCGACGATCGTTACGTATTGCCGGTGCGCAGCGATGGCAAGGGCTTTGTCCCTGGCATCGTGCATGGCAGCTCGCAGAGCGGGCAAACGTTTTTCGTCGAGCCGCAGGAGATGGTCGAGCTCAACAACAAGCTGACCATTGCCGAGTGCGACGTCGCCGACGAGGAGCGTCGCATCTACGCCAAGTTCTCGGGGTGGATCGCCGAAGAGGCCGATGGCCTCGCGGCGGGCACAATTGCGGCGGAGAGGCTCGATGTGCTGCAGGCCGCGGCCAAGCTGGCCGAGGATCTAATCGCCGCGCCGCCCGAAATCGTCGCCAGCCCGGTCGTCGAGCTGCTGCATGCGCGGCACCCGCTGCTTTTGTTGGCGCAGCGCCGCTGCGTCGCCAATGACGTAACCATCGCGGCCGGCAAGACCCTGATCATCTCGGGGCCCAATGCCGGCGGCAAGAGCGTCGCGCTCAAGACCACCGGGCTGTGTGCGCTCATGGTGCGCGCCGGGCTGCACGTGCCCGCCGAGCGCGGCAGCAAGCTTGGTTGGTTTGTCGACGTGCGCACGGAAATTGGCGATTCGCAAAATCTCGAACACAATCTATCGACGTTCTCAGGACACCTGATCCATTTGCACGAGGCGCTGGGCCAGGCGCGCAGTGGCGTATTGTTCTTGATCGATGAGATCGCGGTCGGCACCGATCCCGAGCAGGGCGCGGCGTTGGCGCAGGCCGTGCTCGAGGCCTGGGCGGAGGCCGGCGCCACGGCAATCGTTACCACGCACTACGAACGACTCAAGCTCATGGCCACCGACGACGATCGCTTTATCAACGCGTCGGTGGGTTTTGATTTCGCGCGCTTGGCGCCGACGTTTAAGTTGCATCTCGGCGTGCCGGGCAGCTCGGGCGCGCTCACCCTTGCCAAGACCCTGGGCCTCTCGCGGCGCGTGGTGGAGCGCGCCGAGGCGCTGCTGGGCGGCACGCGCGTGCGCATGGAGGAGCTGCTGCAAAACGTTTCGTCGCAGCGTGAAAAGCTCGAAGACGAGCGCGTGGCGTTGGTGCGCGAGCTAGCGCAGCTGCAGCGGGAGCGCGCGACGATTCGACAAGACCGCCAGCGCATCGCCGAACGTTTCGAGAAGCAACAGCGCCACGTGCACGGCGATGCCGTGGCGGCGCTGAAATCGGCACGCAGCGAGCTCGACGACGTTCGCACCACGCTGCGTACCAAGGCCGCCGCCGCCAGCGCCGACGATATGGTAGCGGCCAAGCGCCGCGTCGTGGCGGCCACGGCGACGGTGGCCAAGCACGAGCCCAAGACGGCGCTGCCACCAGGGGATCCCTTAACGCCGGCGGCCGTGCGCGTCGGCATGCCGGTGCTCATTCCCAAGCTTGGCGCCCGCGGCGAGGTGGCTTCGCTGCCTCAAAAGGGCGAAGTGACGGTGCAGCTGGGCGGCATGCAGATGGTGCTCAAGGTTGGGGAGTTGTTGCTCGATAGGCATCGCGCGGCCTCGGCGGGGCATGCAAGCAGCAAGGCGACGGCGAGCCCGGCCGCAAACCAGTCGCAACGACGCCCGGCGGCCAAGTCGGCGCCCGCAATCGCCGCTCCGCCTGGCGAACGGGCATTTGCGCGGACGCCCGACAGCACGCTTGACGTGCGCGGCATGCGCGGCGACGAGGCGGTAGCGCAGCTCGAAAAATTCATTGACGACAGCATGCTCGCCGAACGCGGGGTAATTTTTATTCTTCATGGTGTAGGGACGGGTGCGCTACGCACGCAGATCAGGCGCGAGCTAGCGCAGGCGGCGAGCGTTGCCAAGTTTCGCGCCGGCGAAGCGGGCGAAGGCGGAGATGGCATTACGGTCGCATGGCTTGCGGACTAA
- a CDS encoding DEAD/DEAH box helicase, whose translation MAAKDAGEMELAFYEQFFWAKGLEPYPIQEQALSRIFAGENVMVSVPTGTGKTILGKAAIYAALQRGQRAVYTSPLRALTEEKYREFCEDFGARNVGFATGDYKVNRKAPVQVEVAEILWNRIFSDRSTRPADVVVMDEAHYFNDPERGYVWEQSLIGLDPATQIVLLSATVGRPEKFCHWVELTRRAPLHLIESRERKIPLEHQFLEEPVLDVVKELAHRGDVPAIIFVFGREQCFDLARLLKSCRRFTTDEEKAAIEARCDDVLMQHGAAKELRPLLVHGIGLHHAGILPRYKQLVEELTLARLVKFVVSTETIAAGINLPAKVVVFPSLRKFIKKEARFVTPAEFHQMSGRAGRPQFDDKGLAIALAPEEVTTELRREQKNAKKGGFGIEEEKLRRSVYGRLRVEAQKRGDVLWTPEVHAELVSGEPAMLASRTKISAEQVLAIGLPDLAAAPLPGQAAVEPSPEVVAAAAAQALVTKSLPPSLRLDIVTVIDNLLLDDRAKREQHKMLAQLVANMRAIEVIDEHGHQVRGRMIRELQGMDALFIYFALWQEDLSYEGMRELVEYLVDHDAIQRLLDRKGEDKKREWIREKLRDLRNANGLAAWEDAEALYDAEFPRPLTRAEVLFGQFTAVVPHPELHGGKKPKNVWAQLEDEGTTFMRFCEKHDLQHEEGNLFSYLIRVMNTARKLFEASHVPGFEVLAERVRDCLARVDVRLDPKHAHYA comes from the coding sequence ATGGCTGCCAAGGACGCTGGCGAGATGGAACTGGCGTTCTACGAGCAGTTCTTTTGGGCCAAGGGCCTAGAGCCCTATCCCATCCAGGAGCAGGCGCTATCGCGCATCTTTGCCGGCGAAAACGTCATGGTGTCGGTGCCGACGGGCACCGGCAAGACCATCCTCGGCAAGGCGGCGATCTACGCGGCGCTGCAGCGCGGCCAGCGCGCGGTCTACACCTCGCCGCTACGGGCGCTAACCGAGGAAAAATATCGCGAGTTCTGCGAGGATTTCGGCGCGCGCAACGTCGGCTTTGCCACCGGCGATTACAAGGTCAATCGCAAGGCGCCGGTTCAGGTCGAGGTCGCCGAGATTCTATGGAACCGCATCTTTTCCGACCGCAGCACGCGCCCCGCGGACGTCGTGGTGATGGACGAGGCGCACTATTTTAATGACCCCGAGCGCGGCTATGTGTGGGAGCAATCGCTCATCGGCCTCGACCCCGCGACGCAAATCGTCTTGCTCTCGGCAACGGTCGGTCGGCCGGAAAAATTTTGCCACTGGGTCGAGCTGACGCGGCGGGCGCCGCTGCATCTCATCGAGTCGCGCGAGCGCAAGATTCCGCTGGAGCACCAGTTTCTTGAGGAGCCGGTGCTCGACGTGGTCAAGGAGCTGGCCCACCGCGGCGACGTGCCGGCGATTATTTTTGTGTTTGGCCGCGAGCAGTGCTTTGACCTCGCACGCCTGCTCAAGAGCTGCCGACGCTTTACCACCGATGAAGAAAAAGCCGCCATCGAGGCGCGCTGCGACGACGTCCTCATGCAGCACGGCGCAGCCAAGGAGCTGCGACCGCTGCTGGTCCACGGCATCGGTCTGCACCACGCCGGCATCTTGCCGCGCTACAAGCAGCTCGTCGAAGAGCTTACGTTGGCTCGCCTGGTGAAGTTCGTGGTGTCGACGGAGACCATCGCCGCGGGCATCAACCTGCCGGCGAAGGTGGTCGTGTTTCCATCGCTTCGCAAGTTCATCAAGAAGGAGGCGCGCTTTGTTACGCCTGCCGAGTTTCACCAGATGTCGGGCCGCGCGGGACGACCGCAATTTGACGACAAGGGGCTCGCCATTGCCTTGGCGCCCGAAGAGGTAACCACCGAGCTGCGGCGAGAGCAGAAAAACGCCAAGAAGGGCGGCTTTGGCATCGAGGAGGAGAAGCTGCGGCGCAGCGTGTATGGGCGCCTGCGCGTCGAGGCGCAAAAGCGCGGCGATGTGCTTTGGACACCCGAGGTGCATGCCGAGCTGGTAAGTGGCGAACCCGCGATGTTGGCATCGCGCACGAAGATCTCCGCCGAGCAAGTGCTCGCCATTGGCCTGCCCGATCTCGCGGCGGCTCCGTTACCCGGGCAGGCGGCGGTCGAACCATCGCCGGAGGTGGTCGCGGCGGCGGCGGCGCAGGCGCTCGTCACGAAGTCGCTGCCGCCGTCGCTTCGCCTCGATATCGTCACCGTCATCGACAACCTCTTGCTCGATGACCGCGCCAAGCGCGAGCAACACAAGATGCTGGCGCAGCTCGTCGCCAACATGCGGGCGATTGAAGTGATCGATGAGCACGGCCACCAGGTGCGCGGGCGCATGATCCGCGAGCTGCAGGGCATGGACGCGCTGTTTATCTATTTTGCGCTGTGGCAGGAAGACCTAAGCTACGAGGGCATGCGCGAGCTGGTCGAGTATCTCGTCGATCACGACGCCATCCAGCGCCTGCTCGATCGCAAGGGCGAAGACAAAAAGCGCGAGTGGATTCGCGAAAAACTGCGCGACCTGCGCAACGCCAACGGCCTGGCGGCGTGGGAAGACGCCGAGGCCTTGTATGACGCCGAGTTTCCGCGGCCGCTCACCCGCGCGGAGGTGTTGTTTGGTCAATTTACGGCCGTGGTGCCGCACCCCGAGCTGCACGGCGGCAAGAAGCCCAAGAACGTGTGGGCGCAGCTCGAGGACGAGGGCACCACGTTCATGCGATTTTGCGAAAAGCACGATCTGCAGCACGAAGAAGGCAACTTGTTTTCCTATCTCATTCGCGTCATGAATACGGCGCGCAAGTTATTTGAGGCCTCCCACGTGCCGGGGTTTGAGGTGCTCGCCGAGCGCGTGCGCGATTGCCTGGCACGCGTCGACGTGCGGCTCGATCCCAAGCACGCGCACTACGCGTAA
- the glpD gene encoding glycerol-3-phosphate dehydrogenase, producing the protein MSEPIYDLIVLGGGITGAGVARDAALRGLAVALFEKGDYASGTSSKSSKLVHGGLRYLQHGELGLVFESVSERLLQTKMAPHLVRPLPFLVPIYADTKPGLELMNIGLWIYDSLALFRAPRMHRTHRGAKRALTLEPLLGGEGMQGVIEYYDCATDDARLTLENILDAEALGAHCHNYASVIKFLRQPSGRVTGVVVHDHTTGRERHVLARAVIVAAGAWTDEVAQRLGIPFGRNLLRRTKGVHIVVPRHKLPLARAITLISSIDGRVMFAIPWNERIVLGTTDTDFAGDPDHVHAEAADIEYLCKSANAYFPTADISPSDVISTWAGLRPLIAQAETASASAVSREHEIFVRDEGIVLVAGGKLTTYRRMAKQVVDAAVKWLRSHDPAMKGRTIDMVKTKHRPLPGGQGLEEPTLDAVAAIGHELTRTHKLDTDTATHLCGVYGARAALVADLITAQPQLGVRLNPDLPYVWAEVAFAIAHEHAKTVEDVLARRMPLMLVGLAQGLDVAPRVADMLGTVLSWSAEVKAAQLAAYEQVVAESRRFRG; encoded by the coding sequence ATGTCCGAACCCATTTATGACTTGATTGTGTTGGGCGGCGGCATCACGGGCGCGGGCGTGGCGCGCGACGCCGCGCTGCGTGGCCTTGCCGTCGCGCTCTTTGAAAAAGGTGACTACGCGAGCGGCACGTCGTCCAAATCTTCCAAGCTGGTGCACGGCGGGCTGCGCTACCTGCAACACGGCGAGTTGGGTTTGGTGTTTGAGTCGGTCAGCGAACGCTTATTGCAAACCAAGATGGCGCCACATCTCGTGCGCCCCTTGCCATTCTTGGTGCCGATCTATGCCGACACCAAGCCAGGGCTTGAGCTCATGAACATTGGCCTATGGATCTACGATTCGCTGGCGCTGTTTCGCGCCCCGCGCATGCACCGCACCCATCGCGGCGCCAAGCGCGCGCTGACGCTCGAGCCGTTGCTAGGCGGCGAGGGCATGCAAGGCGTGATTGAGTACTACGACTGCGCTACCGACGACGCGCGCCTGACGCTGGAAAATATCCTCGACGCCGAGGCGCTGGGTGCCCACTGCCACAACTACGCCAGCGTGATAAAATTCCTGCGTCAGCCCAGCGGCCGCGTCACCGGCGTCGTGGTCCACGACCACACCACCGGCCGCGAGCGGCACGTGCTCGCGCGCGCGGTTATCGTCGCGGCGGGCGCATGGACGGATGAAGTCGCACAGCGGCTGGGCATTCCCTTTGGCCGCAACCTGCTGCGACGCACCAAGGGCGTGCATATCGTAGTGCCGCGCCACAAGTTGCCGCTCGCGCGTGCGATCACGCTGATCTCCTCGATCGACGGCCGCGTCATGTTCGCCATTCCGTGGAACGAGCGCATCGTGCTCGGCACCACCGACACCGATTTTGCGGGCGATCCGGACCACGTCCACGCCGAGGCCGCCGACATCGAATACCTGTGCAAGAGCGCCAACGCGTATTTCCCCACCGCGGATATCTCGCCATCCGATGTCATCTCGACCTGGGCTGGCCTGCGCCCGCTGATCGCGCAAGCTGAGACCGCGAGCGCTTCGGCGGTGTCACGCGAACACGAAATCTTCGTGCGCGACGAGGGCATCGTCCTCGTCGCTGGCGGCAAGCTCACGACATATCGCCGCATGGCCAAGCAGGTCGTTGATGCCGCCGTGAAGTGGCTGCGATCGCACGACCCCGCGATGAAGGGCCGTACCATCGACATGGTCAAGACCAAGCATCGCCCCCTGCCCGGTGGTCAGGGGCTCGAGGAGCCCACCCTCGACGCCGTGGCGGCCATTGGCCATGAGCTGACCCGCACGCACAAGCTCGATACCGACACCGCCACCCACTTGTGCGGCGTTTACGGCGCCCGCGCCGCCCTTGTCGCCGACCTCATCACCGCGCAACCACAGCTTGGCGTGCGTCTCAATCCCGACCTGCCTTATGTCTGGGCCGAGGTGGCGTTCGCGATCGCCCACGAACACGCCAAGACCGTCGAAGACGTCCTCGCGCGGCGCATGCCGCTCATGCTCGTCGGGCTTGCGCAAGGCCTCGACGTCGCGCCGCGCGTCGCCGACATGCTCGGTACGGTCTTGTCATGGAGCGCCGAGGTAAAAGCGGCGCAGCTCGCCGCGTATGAGCAGGTGGTTGCCGAGAGTCGCCGTTTCCGCGGCTAG